tgtgaaactgtaaaaaaattcGTCCCTCTTGACTGGTgattaaaaatctaaatcaagtCTTAAAGTGTTGAGACGAAGACGAGAGAAGATCTCAGTAAAGGGAGTGAAGTCGCTTCACTGCTGACCTGCCTTATCACAGAATGCTGGACACAaaaaactgctttaaaaaaaaacattcgtGACTTTTCTTCACTTTTCACGACGGACGTTTTTTCAGTTTAGCTGCTGAattctgcagaaaaacaaacagaacaaaaaaaaacaacccgagcttctgatgttttcttctgttcGTGATGCaacagtttgtatttttgtgccAGTTTTAGAGATAAAGGGTGTCGCGTCCGTGCTCGGCCTTCACGCTGACGGACGGTTCTTGTTTCTGCTAAAAGCTTGGCTTCGTTtcaaaacacactgatgattTTTAACCACTAGACGGCGCTGAGGTTCTGCTCCCGCTGCGAGCTTAGAATCTGGTTTTAGATCTGAGCGGCTCCACACGAGCAGACGAACGAAATTTAGACAATATCTGCAggaaatatttaacattttctgcatAAAGGCGATTGATTTAAATTGATTACAACCCTAAAATAATTGTCTGTTGCCCATATTATCACCTTAGAGAAATTCTTTGAGACGGATGTTGTGTGGGAAGCTTGGATCCAACGTGGTAACAGAACCGGTCcggcactgcagcagcagaacctCAGCGTTTAACTACAGAGCCTCTATTTAATAGTAAACTGTGTGTTAAGATTAATGTTCCagaataaagtaaaatgtttcTATCAACGCGGCTGTGTGACgtctttatttctgctgttcTGTTGAAGGACTCGACAACAGAAACGTGTtttcattcatagttttttaATAAAGTCGCTCTTCTTCTCTCGACGTTCCATCAAAGTGAACATTTGATCTTTACATCAGATTTATAAATTACAACTTATCAGACGATAAACAACgactcaaagaaaaacagccgcTGCTAGtttctgttctcctcctcctcctcctcctcctctcctccctcctcctcctcttcttcttcacctttcACCTCGGGCTCTGCTGGTCTCCCTGCCGGTCGGTGCCCTTGGCTCTGACCTGCACTCGGCCTGTGGTTGTGGGTTTGAATCCCGCTGTGTGTCGGCggctctcttctctcctcactggacagaggaagaggaggaggaggaggaggtgtggtgctgctggaggatccggCTGGAGGAGTCGACCTCTCTTCATCCTTCAGGTGAGAGCTCTCGTCGctgcagacagacggacagaagtcttttaaaaacatgtcagaagCTTCTGAATCTGAGATTTCTGCAGGTTTTAGACGTTTTTGTTCATGAATTCTAAAAAAACTGGTGCTTAAAAACCAGCATCATAACACACGTTTCCTCTGAGTCATTTATCACTCACCTCACTACCAATAAACAGCTTCGacatcatttcatgtttttgccCCCAGagattttttcatgtgtgaattTTTTCAccgttattttgttttttagaaaaattggaaaaaaaattgtttttttttgttttgttttttcatgtgtgaaaccacGCGAAAAAAATCAGAATATTTTTCCTCATGTTTCAGGCTGAgtggaaaaaaatctgtttaacttttttgtctaaaatcttaaaaaaaaaaatgtatggatttatttttttgtcatgtgtgaaaccaaagGACACAAAGTCTGGAGAAACGTCTTCCCACGTCTGATGACaagttttcacagatgaaaacacaaaaacaacttgtaaGAATCATTCTGGCAGAACTTTCTTCTCACCGGGTCATGAACACGAGAGAGAACAGTTTGGATCCAACTCAGAAAAAAATCCTCACTTTCCTCCGTAATAATCAGACTTATGACCTTTTTTTCAAACTCATTCAATGATCTGTAGATAGCAGGTGATTAATTTAACAGGTGATTAATCAAACTTAtcaaacatgaaaagaaaactgggttggactaaAGCCCAGAAAAGTGGATCCGCCCAGCGACGGGATTTAAAAACATCCACCTTGTATTGGTCGTACAGAGACGTCAGTAACAAATCAATCTGTTTTATAACCTGTTAAAGTTCTGACCCAGCACGAGTTCTGATCTGATCcgccttcagctcctcctctcacctgttctgagctgcaggtggaggcgtGTTTGGTTCTGCTGTGGTCTCCGGGTAAGAACCTCCTCCCTGTGGCTCCTCGCTCTCCTCGCTGGACTCGGGGGAAGCCCGTGGTTTGGGCGGTCTGCTGGCCCGGCGGCAGGGAGGGGCGGGGCCTCGGCACCGCTGCGACGGCAGGCTGTGGTTGAAGTGGGCCGCCGACATGCACTCTGCTGTggttctgtcacacacacactgcagcttgTCACAGACGGTGACGCCCTGACCTGAGCAGAGACAGGGacggggtcaaaggtcaacagACATCATTACATCACACTCATCCTCCTGAAGACGGAGAAAAGTCGGgtcacaggagagaaaacagtcaGAAAGCTCAACTGGTCCTTCAGGGCTTCTGTAGTTCCCTCCGCGGTGTAACAAACATCATGGTTGGCGTCCTCAGTGGCGCCACTGTACTCACATCGTGGTTTGTTGCTCTCGCAGGAGATCTGAGCGTTGAGCTTCCTGTCCCACCTGCAGCCCATCGAGCCGATCTGCATCAGgcagcagtggtggaagaagcaGCACCTGGTGATGATGACGAGCAGCACAGGTGATGAAGAAACACTTCACACAGGAGGGATGATCAGCTCAATGTCACAGGTGGAGGTTTCTGTTCACAGGTGGTGTTACTGAATGCTGCAGGTTTGTAAATGTATTCTAATccatgtgatgatgatgagaaacACGTTCACACATCCTGAGGATATAAACATCAGGTGTGCTCGCTGCCCTGCGGCTGCTCACCTGTCCAGCTGGTCCAGAGGCTGACCGCCGCCCTGCTGCCCGCAGTAGCAGCCGTACATCTCGTACTCGTGCGGGCATCGTCCCGTCAGGCAGTGGAGCATCTCGCCGAGAGCCGGCATCTCCTGTCTGACTCGCCCGTCGCCGCCGTACACGGTGAAGGAGTGACTGCACTCTGTTAGaggtggagagaagaaacacaggTGAGTACGTCACCTGAAGTTAAACTACTGAACACACGCAAAACAGATTCAGACACTGTAATGATATCACCAGACTCCTTTTAGAAAAGGCACAAATTTGAGAGTTGTGAAGTgaagaggaacaaaaaaaaaaacgtttacAAACGACaacaataaattctgaattgaTTTTGGCTCGTTGTCAATTCGTCATTAAATTAATGTTGCTTCTTTCTttgtaaaagaaacatttagcagctgtttgaagacACGGCTTCATCTGATCTGAAATTCAGGAGAattttttaatgtgtaaaacagagacaaaaaaataagaatttcttctttaaaaaaaaaaaaaatgttttaaaaaaaagttttggcaggaaaaagtggaaaaaataaaatgaaaaaaaaattgttatgaaaaacagaaaagaaaaatccagatTTTTTCCCCGTAGCTGTTTGAACACGGTTTCATCtgatttgaacattttgagGGTGAACATGTATCATTTtataaaaacagtaataaagGCTACATTTTTTGTTGACCCTGGAGAAAATCCCCAGACTCCATtaaaaaatcactcaattttgCAGCTTTTTGTTGAGGAGAatctttataaactttgtgaaattctgtctatgacaaattcttaattattcaGGCCTGCTTGTTCATTCGGCAAATGTTTTCCATAAAGATTTGTCtttattgtgtaaaaaaaaaacagtgtttccGTTCATTCCAGTGACGTGAGATCTGATTAAAGCAGTCACTCAGGAttcatgttgatgatgtcagGTGTGATAGTATCACCTGAGACATGTTTACAGCGACAGGACTGATGTAGGACAGAAACATGCAGTGGAGCAAAATCCTCAGAGTCTTCATGTGGGAGGAACGTCAGCCTCTACACGCGTGACTAGACTGAGAAGAGTCCTCGTCGCCTTTAATATCTTCCCTGACAGATTTTCAGTAAAGAGGAACCTGTTTTCCATCAGTGACGTGCAGCGTTCTGTTCTACCTTTGCTGTCCGGCTGCAGCTGCATGTCCGTCAGCCCGACCGACTCCAGCAGGGACCAGGCGAAGAACGGCACCGTCCTCTTCTGAGCCGATCTCCAGTCtgacaacagacaaacagcaaAGAACTCAgacgacatcatcatcatcatcatcatcatcaccatcatcagaGGACAGACTGGAGATGTGTTGAGTTAAAGGAGTGATGTGGAATTTAGATTCATGGCCCTGAATCTGCGTCTGCAGGCCGGATGGTGTCTGACAGacgttctgtgtgtgtgctgtcagagCCCCGGGAGACTACAACTCCCATGAGCCATCACTCTTCTCACAAGTGATGCAGTTCAGTTGGTTTCATCAGACCGCGACCTCCAGAGAGCACCGGGAGGGTTCAGCAGTCTGATGGAGACGCTGcagtacaaaagaaaaaacttgacttcatttccttttttcgctgtttgtcactttttttttaaacacatggaaaaaaaaattaggggaaaaACTTTTAGTTGGTTTTACACCAGGAACATTTTcatatgatattttttttcactctgttgccaatacaggaaaaaaaaaagttaatcgtttgacactgagagaaaaaaattatcgtgttataattttttttcctgatgtaAGAAATGTTCTTATTTTCACAAGTAAAGAAGTTTTTTcacagattatttttctttaaagaaaaaaaaatctggaaaaggaagaaaacatttttttttctcctgcattTTTTGTTCTGCAGGAGAAAAATATTTCTTGGCAGAattttgttttataatattagaacaaaaacagtgagatagaaaaaaaaatttgaaaaagacatttatttctttcatgtgtgaatttttttttatttttttttccaagaaaagaatttcaggagaaaaatgtatttaggtCAGGGAAAAAATtcttctgcaaaaaaaaaaaaaaacgtctagaaaaagaagaaaaatgtatttaagaaaGAAATGAGGAGAAAAGAAGTTGAGCGTTTGAAAGAAAGAGTGCTGATGAACAGAGATTCATCTGTTTGAATGTTTCAGTTGAAGCAGCTCACAGACAGAACAAACCACCGCGGTCTGAACTTCTGCCCGACTGCTGAATGATGTCACGTCTGTATCAGAGACCAGACGACCTGCTGGCTGAAAGAAATTAAATCCATtaacaaaaaggggaaaacgTGTGTGAAGCCACATTTAACctgcacaaacagaaaaagccTGGAGCCACAGAGGAGAATATTGAATCAGCTCGGCGCTGCTTCGGCTCCTTTGAGGATGTTCCTCCTCTAATTACAGCGTTTATGCCTCCATGTTGGttaaaatgtgaatttattGTTAAAGTCTATTATGTGCTGCAGCCTCTTCTGCCTGTCATTAGCTTCTATACCCATTTAGATATAATTAACTTTATTGAACCCACGAGAGAAACCTgcttaatttattcattttattcaaatttcATTTAACTTTGCAAGTTTAATGAGGAGCACGGAGGCCAAACGAGGAGACAGACGGCGTCTCCGCGGGCGACTGAagcaaagaggaggaaggacagAAAATCAGCGTGTTGCTTATATTTATTAGAATTTAacgacagtttttttttggcctaAATCGGAGGAAACTTTACCATCTGTGAGTTTCTCCTGCGAGCTGTCTGCCAGCTCTCCCTCCACACACGgagctctctctgctgctcctgacttctcctgctgctcctctccagaTTCAGCCTCCATCGATCCTGTCGATGTTCTGGTGGACGTGTTGGACTCTGGTCTGGGTTTGATGGAGGAGACTCGGCTTCCTGTTGAGGTCGATGGCGAGGCTGTTGACTGTGCGGTTGTCCGTCCTGAAGCGAGGAGGTCAGAGATAATTCAGAATCAGTTAGATATTAAATAACCAACTCGTTATTTTGTTTCCAGCCATCACAGAGAAATCAAAACTCCTCCGGAAGAAACCAGGAGTGACGACGAGTCGCTCAGAATGAGGATTACAAAAAAGAGTTTCCACGTTGTACGTCTGATTCTTTTCCTCCtgagaatgttttattttattcactttGCTTCATACATGAATTTTTCTTACATGGTTTCACGATTGAAAAACGTTTTTATTCCCCTGATTTCTTTGTTGCCACTGAGTTTCACACATGACGGGAAAAAGTAGAATTTCTTTCCATCAGTGTCACATCTCATTGTTTTAACTCCTGTGTTTTATCACTCCGACAAAGAAAGAACATATTTGTCttaaagaaaattatttttattattatttttttagggggaaattcttttttctcCGTGAGTGAAATAAAGtaggagaaaatgtttttgtcattctGTGAGAAATTTTTTCAAGCTGTTTCAAACACTGaacttttgtatttattcatttatgaaatatgaatttaagaagaaaaataaatctggGGAATAAACAATTTCACacatgaaatctttttttttcctttctcaaggaacattttcacactattattattattttttttcactttatcaTTACAGACAACATCTTTTCAAGACGAAAAGGGAAAAccaggaggaaagaaaagttCAGTGTTTGAAACTGAGTGAAAAACAGATTCCCTGCAGAATATTTCCAATAAAACGGAGAACCTGGAGAAATTCCAGAAGTTTTTCTTTCCCCGTGTAAAACCAATGTGAAAGGTTTTTCCTAGAATTCCTAGAAAaagtagaaatgttttgttttttttcatgtgtgaaagggagagaaaaataaagtttttcctCCTGGGGAGGAAAGTTTCTCTGTCCGCAGGAACATTTTCACatgattatttaatttttctttttttcacaaaatcctgcttagaactcttttttttcttctttaacacatgaagaaaatgttttttcttctttttctagaattttaattttaaattttttttcttttattctacTGAGGGAACTGTTTTCCCCCGGATGATTTTtccttctaaaaaaaaatatatatatataaaaaaaaatttgaaacaGTGACAAAAATTCTTtgaatttggggaaaaaattctcagcaaaatgttgttgtttttttccaaattctGCCAAGTGTGATAAAGACAAACAACCTCTTAATTCTTAATTTAAAAGAGTTCAAGTTATAAAACAGTTTCCTGCCTCGTGCAAATGTTTCGACAAGTTTTGATTTCCAAACATGGCTTCAGGTGAGGTGCTGTCGAGCGGCCTCACCTCGGCTCGGCGGGCTGAGAGGAGCAGCGGCAGGTGTCGGTCCCACTGCTTCCTCCCACAAGCTGTCAGGAGTTCTGGCCGGGTCGCTGTCGGGTCGTGAGCTTCTCGTCGAggttctgtctgtcagcctggtAATAATCTCCAGGCCTGTGGCAGATTGAAACAGATATTTACTTCCAGATTGAACCCTGACGACTTTTTACCTGCAGATCAACATCAACATCGATGACGGGCCGATCAGTGAAACATCTTCACGtctgtattgttttattttatctgatCCCTGTTTGCTTACAGCTGATTAGTAACACCTGGATCACCTGGTGAGACTGAACGAGTTCACTGAATAAAACTTTTAACCAACTCCA
This sequence is a window from Sparus aurata unplaced genomic scaffold, fSpaAur1.1, whole genome shotgun sequence. Protein-coding genes within it:
- the LOC115578154 gene encoding otoconin-90-like, which produces MEAESGEEQQEKSGAAERAPCVEGELADSSQEKLTDDWRSAQKRTVPFFAWSLLESVGLTDMQLQPDSKECSHSFTVYGGDGRVRQEMPALGEMLHCLTGRCPHEYEMYGCYCGQQGGGQPLDQLDRCCFFHHCCLMQIGSMGCRWDRKLNAQISCESNKPRCQGVTVCDKLQCVCDRTTAECMSAAHFNHSLPSQRCRGPAPPCRRASRPPKPRASPESSEESEEPQGGGSYPETTAEPNTPPPAAQNSDESSHLKDEERSTPPAGSSSSTTPPPPPPLPLSSEERREPPTHSGIQTHNHRPSAGQSQGHRPAGRPAEPEVKGEEEEEEEGGEEEEEEEENRN